A window of the Henckelia pumila isolate YLH828 chromosome 3, ASM3356847v2, whole genome shotgun sequence genome harbors these coding sequences:
- the LOC140886505 gene encoding deoxyhypusine synthase isoform X1, which yields MESAREAAFKSSVSLDGASPKIEGYDFNHGVNYQALLKSMASTGFQASNLGDAIQIVDEMLDWRLSDESPAEDCSEDEKNIAFRESVKCKVFLGFTSNLISSGIRDIIRYLLQHRMVDVVVTTAGGIEEDLVKCLSPTYKGDFDLPGAVLRSKGLNRIGNLLVPNDNYCKFEDWIIPIFDQMLHEQNLQNVLWTPSKVIARLGKEINDESSYLYWAYKNNIPIFCPGLTDGSLGDMLYFHSFKSDPGLVIDIVQDIRAMNGEAVHAGLRKTGIIILGGGLPKHHICNANMMRNGADFAVFINTAQEYDGSDSGARPDEAVSWGKIRGSAKTVKVHCDATIAFPLLVAETFAAKVKGSTGTSS from the exons ATGGAATCCGCACGCGAGGCGGCGTTCAAAAGCTCGGTGTCTCTAGATGGCGCCTCCCCCAAAATCGAGGGctacgatttcaatcatggcgTCAATTATCAAGCTTTGCTCAAATCCATGGCTTCCACGGGCTTCCAAGCTTCTAATCTTGGTGACGCCATTCAAATTGTTGATGAAATG TTAGATTGGAGGCTCTCGGATGAGAGTCCGGCTGAGGACTGCAGCGAAGATGAAAAAAACATTGCTTTCAGAGAATCTGTCAAGTGCAAGGTGTTTCTTGGTTTTACGTCAAATCTCATCTCATCTGGCATTCGGGACATAATTCGATATCTTCTTCAACATCGAATG GTTGATGTAGTAGTGACTACAGCTGGTGGCATAGAGGAGGACCTTGTGAAGTGCCTTTCTCCCACATACAAAGGTGATTTTGATCTTCCGGGGGCTGTTCTTCGTTCAAAGGGCTTGAATCGCATTGGTAATTTGCTGGTTCCTAATGACAACTACTGTAAATTTGAGGATTGGATCATTCCAATTTTCGATCAGATGTTACATGAGCAAAATTTGCAG AATGTACTTTGGACCCCATCAAAAGTGATTGCTCGCCTTGGGAAAGAAATCAACGACGAGAGCTCATACTTGTATTGGGCTTACAAG AACAATATTCCAATTTTCTGTCCGGGCTTAACGGATGGTTCCTTGGGGGATATGTTATACTTCCACTCATTTAAGAGTGACCCTGGTCTAGTGATAGACATTGTGCAAG ATATTAGGGCCATGAATGGTGAGGCTGTCCATGCTGGTCTTAGGAAAACCGGGATTATAATTCTTGGAGGAGGGTTGCCTAAGCATCACATTTGCAATGCGAACATGATGCGCAACGGTGCTGACTTCGCTGTCTTTATCAACACTGCACAAGAATATGATGGAAGTGATTCAGGTGCCCGTCCAGACGAAGCCGTGTCTTGGGGCAAAATTCGAGGGTCTGCCAAGACTGTGAag GTGCACTGTGATGCAACCATTGCCTTCCCTCTCCTTGTGGCAGAAACATTTGCAGCGAAGGTAAAAGGATCAACAGGGACCAGTTCGTAG
- the LOC140886505 gene encoding deoxyhypusine synthase isoform X2, which translates to MVDVVVTTAGGIEEDLVKCLSPTYKGDFDLPGAVLRSKGLNRIGNLLVPNDNYCKFEDWIIPIFDQMLHEQNLQNVLWTPSKVIARLGKEINDESSYLYWAYKNNIPIFCPGLTDGSLGDMLYFHSFKSDPGLVIDIVQDIRAMNGEAVHAGLRKTGIIILGGGLPKHHICNANMMRNGADFAVFINTAQEYDGSDSGARPDEAVSWGKIRGSAKTVKVHCDATIAFPLLVAETFAAKVKGSTGTSS; encoded by the exons ATG GTTGATGTAGTAGTGACTACAGCTGGTGGCATAGAGGAGGACCTTGTGAAGTGCCTTTCTCCCACATACAAAGGTGATTTTGATCTTCCGGGGGCTGTTCTTCGTTCAAAGGGCTTGAATCGCATTGGTAATTTGCTGGTTCCTAATGACAACTACTGTAAATTTGAGGATTGGATCATTCCAATTTTCGATCAGATGTTACATGAGCAAAATTTGCAG AATGTACTTTGGACCCCATCAAAAGTGATTGCTCGCCTTGGGAAAGAAATCAACGACGAGAGCTCATACTTGTATTGGGCTTACAAG AACAATATTCCAATTTTCTGTCCGGGCTTAACGGATGGTTCCTTGGGGGATATGTTATACTTCCACTCATTTAAGAGTGACCCTGGTCTAGTGATAGACATTGTGCAAG ATATTAGGGCCATGAATGGTGAGGCTGTCCATGCTGGTCTTAGGAAAACCGGGATTATAATTCTTGGAGGAGGGTTGCCTAAGCATCACATTTGCAATGCGAACATGATGCGCAACGGTGCTGACTTCGCTGTCTTTATCAACACTGCACAAGAATATGATGGAAGTGATTCAGGTGCCCGTCCAGACGAAGCCGTGTCTTGGGGCAAAATTCGAGGGTCTGCCAAGACTGTGAag GTGCACTGTGATGCAACCATTGCCTTCCCTCTCCTTGTGGCAGAAACATTTGCAGCGAAGGTAAAAGGATCAACAGGGACCAGTTCGTAG